One window from the genome of Cricetulus griseus strain 17A/GY chromosome 2, alternate assembly CriGri-PICRH-1.0, whole genome shotgun sequence encodes:
- the LOC100764517 gene encoding protein-lysine 6-oxidase isoform X2, producing MRFAWTMLLLGPLQLCPLLRCAPQAPREPPAAPGAWRQTIQWENNGQVFSLLSLGAQYQPQRRRDPSATAPGPDGNAAPQPRTPILLLRDNRTATARARTPSPSGVAPGRPRPAARHWFQAGFSPSGARDGASRRAGNRTESPQPPQLSNLRPPSHVDRMVGDDPYNPYKYSDDNPYYNYYDTYERPRPGSRYRPGYGTGYFQYGLPDLVPDPYYIQASTYVQKMSMYNLRCAAEENCLASSAYRADVRDYDHRVLLRFPQRVKNQGTSDFLPSRPRYSWEWHSCHQHYHSMDEFSHYDLLDASTQRRVAEGHKASFCLEDTSCDYGYHRRFACTAHTQGLSPGCYDTYAADIDCQWIDITDVQPGNYILKVSVNPSYLVPESDYSNNVVRCDIRYTGHHAYASGCTISP from the exons ATGCGTTTCGCCTGGACCATGCTTCTGTTGGGGCCGCTGCAGCTCTGTCCCCTTCTACGCTGCGCCCCACAGGCCCCGCGCGAGCCACCCGCCGCCCCGGGCGCCTGGCGCCAGACAATCCAATGGGAGAACAATGGGCAGGTGTTCAGTCTGCTGAGCCTGGGGGCACAGTATCAGCCCCAGAGACGCCGCGACCCCAGCGCCACTGCCCCAGGACCCGACGGCAATGCCGCCCCGCAGCCGCGCACGCCCATTCTGCTGCTGCGTGACAACCGCACGGCCACTGCCCGCGCGCGGACACCAAGCCCGTCTGGGGTCGCCCCCGGCCGTCCCCGGCCCGCTGCCCGCCACTGGTTCCAAGCTGGCTTCTCGCCGTCGGGGGCTCGCGATGGAGCTTCACGGCGCGCGGGGAACCGGACTGAGTCGCCTCAGCCCCCGCAACTCAGTAACCTGAGGCCTCCCAGTCACGTAGACCGCATGGTGGGCGACGACCCCTACAATCCCTACAAATACTCCGACGACAATCCCTATTATAACTACTATGACACATATGAGAGGCCCCGGCCTGGGAGCAGGTACCGACCCGGATACGGCACCGGTTACTTCCAGTATG GTCTTCCGGACCTGGTGCCGGACCCCTACTACATCCAGGCATCTACATATGTGCAGAAGATGTCTATGTACAACTTGAGATGCGCTGCGGAAGAGAACTGCCTGGCCAG TTCAGCATATAGGGCGGATGTCAGAGACTATGATCACAGGGTACTGCTACGATTTCCCCAAAGAGTGAAAAACCAAGGCACATCTGACTTTTTACCAAGCCGTCCTCGATATTCCTGGGAGTGGCACAGCTGTCACCA ACATTACCACAGCATGGATGAATTCAGCCACTACGACCTGCTTGATGCCAGCACACAGAGAAGAGTGGCTGAAGGCCACAAAGCGAGCTTCTGCCTCGAGGACACATCCTGTGACTATGGGTACCACAGGCGCTTTGCATGTACTGCGCACACACAG GGATTGAGTCCTGGATGTTATGATACCTATGCAGCAGACATAGATTGCCAGTGGATTGATATTACAGATGTACAACCTGGAAACTACATTCTAAAG GTCAGTGTAAACCCCAGCTACCTGGTGCCTGAATCAGACTACAGTAACAATGTTGTACGCTGTGACATTCGCTACACAGGACACCATGCCTATGCCTCAGGCTGCACAATTTCACCGTGA